Proteins from one Telopea speciosissima isolate NSW1024214 ecotype Mountain lineage chromosome 1, Tspe_v1, whole genome shotgun sequence genomic window:
- the LOC122672082 gene encoding serine/threonine-protein kinase D6PKL1-like has translation MERIPESKTVPRKLPEVGQLSIVRGNVVREEEGPSSARGSQSSDSPALLKAWKGKSSRQEPREITPDVVFFKGSGDSCEESGSSSFAGASHPPEPVDTDLMRTVYVPIGQNKSETGRLVKSLSMKGPFIEDLSLRVPGKKSNTAILSPAESLVEEHNDLGTSSSPVLVPRASQTTDNTLLPPDSEEKECVWDASLPPSGNVSPHSSIDSTGVVTAMSIVNSCTSTYRSDGITSDGMLSMERNCESAKGSVRGDSLESAKTSVSRASDSSGLSDDSNWSNITGSANKPHKGNDPRWKAILAVRFRDGILGMSHFRLLKRLGYGDIGSVYLSELSGTRCYFAMKVMDKASLASRKKLTRAQTEREILQLLDHPFLPTLYTHFETDRFSCLVMEYCPGGDLHTLRQRQPGKHFSEYAARFYAAEVLLALEYLHMLGVVYRDLKPENVLVRDDGHIMLSDFDLSLRCAVSPTLIKTSSFESDPSKRAAGGAFCVQPACIEPSSVCIQPACFIPRIFPQKNKNKTRKPRAETGQPASTLPELVAEPTAARSMSFVGTHEYLAPEIIKGEGHGSAVDWWTFGIFLHELLYGKTPFKGSGNRATLFNVVGQQLRFPDAPATSYSSRDLIRGLLVKEPQHRLGVKRGATEIKQHAFFEGVNWALIRCSTPPEVPRPVETELPGKFGVVDTVGVGSNSKRMAGVDMKSGGKYLDFEFF, from the exons ATGGAGAGGATTCCTGAATCAAAAACAGTTCCCAGGAAATTGCCTGAGGTGGGTCAGTTGTCAATTGTACGTGGAAATGTGGTAAGAGAGGAAGAGGGTCCATCCAGTGCCCGTGGATCTCAAAGTTCAGACTCACCCGCTCTATTGAAAGCATGGAAAGGGAAAAGCTCTCGCCAAGAACCAAGGGAGATTACCCCTGATGTTGTGTTCTTTAAGGGCAGTGGAGATTCCTGTGAAGAAAGTGGTTCTAGTTCTTTCGCTGGGGCTAGTCATCCCCCTGAACCAGTCGACACCGATCTGATGAGAACTGTCTATGTACCAATTGGTCAAAACAAATCTGAGACTGGACGTTTGGTGAAAAGCTTGTCCATGAAGGGTCCTTTTATAGAGGATCTTTCCCTCCGGGTTCCTGGCAAGAAATCAAATACAGCAATTCTTTCACCTGCAGAAAGCCTGGTTGAAGAACATAATGATTTGGGTACATCATCTTCTCCAGTTTTAGTTCCTCGTGCATCGCAAACTACAGATAACACACTTTTACCACCAGATTCGGAGGAGAAGGAATGTGTTTGGGATGCATCTTTGCCTCCCAGTGGCAATGTAAGTCCTCATAGTAGCATTGACAGTACTGGTGTTGTCACTGCTATGAGCATTGTCAACAGCTGTACTAGTACATACAGGAGTGATGGGATTACTAGTGATGGTATGCTTAGTATGGAAAGGAACTGTGAGAGTGCTAAAGGGAGTGTCAGAGGAGACTCACTTGAAAGTGCAAAAACTAGTGTTAGCCGTGCAAGTGATAGCAGTGGCCTTAGCGATGACAGTAATTGGAGCAATATTACTGGGAGTGCTAATAAGCCTCACAAAGGAAATGATCCTAGGTGGAAGGCCATTCTTGCTGTAAGATTCCGAGACGGAATATTGGGTATGAGTCACTTTAGGTTACTCAAACGGCTTGGATATGGTGACATTGGAAGTGTTTATCTCTCTGAATTGAGTGGGACCAGATGTTATTTTGCTATGAAAGTAATGGACAAGGCCTCACTGGCGAGCAGGAAGAAATTGACAAGGGCTCAAACGGAAAGAGAGATACTGCAGCTGCTGGACCATCCATTCCTTCCAACTTTATACACACACTTTGAGACAGATAGGTTCTCATGTTTGGTCATGGAGTATTGTCCAGGAGGTGATTTGCACACTTTAAGGCAGCGGCAGCCTGGGAAACACTTCTCCGAGTATGCTGCACG GTTTTATGCAGCAGAAGTACTTCTGGCCCTCGAGTATCTCCACATGTTGGGAGTGGTTTACAGGGACTTGAAACCAGAAAATGTTCTTGTCCGTGATGATGGCCACATAATGCTGTCAGACTTTGATCTCTCCCTAAGATGTGCAGTCTCACCTACCCTGATAAAGACTTCCTCATTTGAGTCAGATCCCTCAAAACGGGCAGCAGGCGGTGCATTTTGTGTTCAGCCAGCATGTATTGAGCCTTCTTCTGTTTGCATCCAACCAGCATGCTTTATCCCGCGGATCTTTCCtcagaagaacaagaataaAACTCGAAAGCCCCGGGCTGAGACTGGGCAGCCAGCCAGCACCCTGCCAGAGCTTGTAGCTGAGCCGACAGCAGCCCGGTCCATGTCCTTTGTTGGAACTCATGAATATCTGGCCCCAGAAATTATAAAGGGAGAAGGTCATGGCAGTGCTGTGGATTGGTGGACATTTGGTATCTTCTTGCATGAGCTCCTATATGGAAAGACCCCATTCAAGGGTTCAGGAAATCGTGCAACACTGTTCAATGTGGTTGGCCAGCAGTTGAGATTTCCAGACGCACCCGCAACCAGTTACTCTAGCAGAGATCTGATCCGAGGCTTGTTGGTGAAGGAGCCCCAGCACCGTCTTGGGGTGAAGAGGGGAGCAACTGAGATCAAGCAGCACGCATTCTTTGAAGGTGTGAACTGGGCGCTAATAAGGTGCAGCACGCCACCTGAGGTGCCAAGGCCAGTGGAGACTGAGCTGCCTGGGAAATTCGGGGTAGTTGATACTGTTGGGGTGGGGAGCAATAGTAAGAGGATGGCAGGAGTAGACATGAAGTCCGGGGGTAAGTATCTGGACTTCGAGTTCTTCTAA